A genome region from Schistocerca nitens isolate TAMUIC-IGC-003100 chromosome 4, iqSchNite1.1, whole genome shotgun sequence includes the following:
- the LOC126252053 gene encoding uncharacterized PE-PGRS family protein PE_PGRS54-like isoform X10, whose product MRATAVWAALLLQLAVVAAAPWNTGCLFSRDPDCWRSHAGTSVDNHAFGTLHTQNSALTPAKDDNRWPHIRQQEAENGESEQNHPADVKKKYLHELTRLLQGIMAEREERSRSDSDSSSDSSSSSSSTNENNISNTENSSSNEFGSGQDGHSGENGSGSGGGSGGLAGSGGLGSGSGNGGNGGNGGNGGDGGDSVTGGDGGDGGNGGNGGDAGDSSNGGDAGDGGDGGDGGNGGDAGDGGDGGNGGDGGDGGDGGSGGDAGNGGDGGNGGDGGDGGDGGSGGDAGNGGDGGDGGDGGNGGDGGDGGDGGSGGDAGDGGDGGDGGDGGNGGDAGDGGDGGNGGDGGDGGDGGSGSDASNGGDGGDGGDGGNGGDAGDGGDGGDGGDGGNGGDAGDGGDGGNGGNGGDGGDGSSGGDAGDGGDGGDGGNGGDAGDGGDGGNGGDGGDGGDGGSGGDAGNGGDGGDGGDGGDAGDGGDGGNGGDGGDGGNGGDAGDGGDGGNGGDGGDGGDGGSGGAAGDGGDGGSGGDAGDGGDGGNGGDGGDGGDGGSGGDAGNGGDGGDGGDAGNGGDGGDGGSGGDAGDGGDGGDGGDGGNGGDAGDGGDGGNGGDGGDGGDGSSGGDAGDGGDGGDGGNGGDAGDGGDGGNGGDGGDGGDGGSGGDAGDGGDGGDGDNGGDGGDGGDGGNGGDGGDAGDGGSGSDAGNGVDGGDGGNGGDAGDGGDGGNGGDGGDGGNGGDAGDGGDGGNGGNGGDAGDGGSGGDAGDGGDGGNGGDAGDGGDGGNGGDGGDGGDGGSGGDAGNGGDGGDGGDGGNGGDAGDGGDGGDGGNGGDAGDGGDGGNGGNGGDGGEGGSGGDAGDGGDGGDGGNGGDAGDGGDGGNGGNGGDAGDGGNGGDAGDGGNGGDGGNGGDGGSGGDAGNGGDGGNGGDGGDGGNGGDSGSGGSGGSGGDGGNGGSGGSGGSDGSDGTDGSDGGNGDDAGNGGDGGNGGDGGNGGSGGDAGDGGDGGDGGDGGSGGGAGDGGDGGNGGDGGDGSDGGSGGGAGDGGNGGDGGNGGDAGNGGDGGNGGDGGDGGSGGDSGNGGDGGNGGDGGDGGNGGDSGNGGDGGDGGDGGDGGSGGGAGDGGDGGNGGDGGDGGSGGDSGNGGDGGNGGDGGDGGNGGDSGNGGDGGDGGNGGNGGDGGNGGNGGEGGDGGNGGDGGDGGNGGDGGDGGDGGNGGNGGNDNDGQSNNESGSSDGGSDSDGGIGDCPAVGSCPLHEDAGSDVTLLPHATDCGQYCVCDHGVPVAMPCPAGLHFNPELRVCDWPYAAGCEVQS is encoded by the exons ATGAGAG CTACGGCGGTGTGGGCGGCGCTGCTTCTGCAGCTGGCGGTCGTAGCGGCGGCGCCCTGGAACACGGGGTGTCTCTTCTCCAGGGACCCCGACTGTTGGCGATCGCACGCAG GCACAAGTGTGGATAATCACGCCTTTGGGACACTTCACACACAGAATTCGGCACTTACCCCAGCAAAGGATGACAACAGATGGCCACATATCCGACAGCAGGAAGCAGAAAATGGCGAAAGTGAACAAAATCATCCAGCCGATGTAAAGAAAAAGTACTTACATGAATTAACGAGACTCTTACAAGGTATTATGGCAGAGAGGGAAGAAAGAAGTAGGAGCGACAGCGACAgtagcagcgacagcagcagcagcagtagtagcacTAATGAGAACAATATTAGTAACACTGAAAACAGTAGCAGTAATGAATTTGGAAGTGGACAAGATGGACATAGTGGAGAGAATGGAAGTGGAAGTGGAGGTGGCAGTGGAGGACTAGCTGGTAGTGGAGGACTCGGAAGTGGCAGTGGAAATGGTGGAAACGGTGGTAATGGAGGCAACGGTGGGGACGGTGGAGACAGTGTAACTGGAGGAGATGGAGGGGATGGTGGAAATGGAGGTAATGGTGGAGATGCTGGCGACAGCAGCAATGGTGGTGATGCCGGTGATGGAGGAGATGGTGGTGATGGAGGCAATGGTGGTGATGCTGGAGATGGAGGTGATGGTGGAAATGGCGGCGATGGCGGAGATGGAGGTGATGGAGGCAGTGGTGGTGATGCTGGCAATGGAGGTGATGGTGGAAATGGAGGTGATGGTGGAGATGGAGGTGATGGAGGCAGTGGTGGTGATGCTGGCAATGGTGGAGATGGTGGTGATGGAGGTGATGGTGGAAATGGAGGTGACGGTGGAGATGGAGGTGATGGAGGCAGTGGAGGTGATGCTGGAGATGGAggagatggtggtgatggtggcgaCGGAGGCAATGGTGGCGATGCTGGAGATGGAGGAGATGGTGGAAATGGAGGCGATGGTGGTGATGGAGGTGATGGAGGCAGCGGTAGTGATGCCAGCAATGGAggagatggtggtgatggtggtgatggaggCAATGGTGGTGATGCTGGTGATGGAggagatggtggtgatggtggcgaTGGAGGCAACGGTGGTGATGCTGGAGATGGAGGTGATGGTGGAAATGGAGGCAATGGTGGTGATGGAGGTGATGGAAGCAGTGGTGGTGATGCTGGAGATGGAGGAGATGGTGGTGATGGAGGCAATGGTGGTGATGCTGGCGATGGAGGTGATGGTGGAAATGGAGGCGATGGTGGAGATGGAGGTGATGGAGGCAGTGGTGGTGACGCTGGCAATGGAGGAGATGGTGGTGATGGAGGCGATGGTGGTGATGCTGGTGATGGAGGTGATGGTGGAAATGGTGGTGATGGTGGCGATGGAGGCAATGGTGGTGATGCTGGAGATGGAGGAGATGGTGGAAATGGAGGCGATGGTGGTGATGGAGGTGATGGAGGCAGTGGTGGTGCTGCTGGAGATGGTGGTGATGGAGGCAGTGGCGGTGATGCTGgcgatggtggtgatggtggaaaTGGAGGTGATGGTGGAGATGGAGGTGATGGAGGCAGTGGTGGTGATGCTGGCAATGGTGGAGATGGTGGTGATGGAGGTGATGCTGGAAATGGAGGTGATGGTGGAGATGGAGGCAGTGGAGGTGATGCTGGAGATGGAggagatggtggtgatggtggcgaCGGAGGCAATGGTGGTGATGCTGGAGATGGAGGAGATGGTGGAAATGGAGGCGATGGTGGTGATGGAG GTGATGGAAGCAGTGGTGGTGATGCTGGAGATGGAGGAGATGGTGGTGATGGAGGCAATGGTGGTGATGCTGGCGATGGAGGTGATGGTGGAAATGGAGGTGATGGTGGAGATGGAGGTGATGGAGGCAGTGGAGGTGATGCTGGAGATGGAGGCGATGGTGGCGATGGAGACAATGGTGGTGATGGTggagatggtggtgatggtggaaaTGGAGGTGATGGTGGAGATGCAGGTGATGGAGGCAGTGGTAGTGATGCTGGCAATGGAGTAGATGGTGGAGATGGAGGCAATGGTGGTGATGCTGGTGATGGAGGTGATGGTGGaaatggtggtgatggtggtgacgGAGGCAATGGTGGTGATGCTGGAGATGGAGGAGATGGTGGAAATGGAGGCAATGGTGGTGATGCAGGTGATGGAGGCAGTGGTGGTGAtgctggtgatggtggtgatggaggCAATGGCGGTGATGCTGGCGATGGTGGCGATGGTGGAAATGGAGGTGATGGTGGAGATGGAGGTGATGGAGGCAGTGGTGGTGATGCTGGCAATGGTggagatggtggtgatggtggtgatggaggTAATGGTGGTGATGCTGGTGATGGAGGAGATGGTGGTGATGGAGGCAATGGCGGTGATGCTGGTGATGGAGGTGATGGTGGAAACGGAGGTAATGGCGGAGATGGAGGTGAAGGAGGCAGTGGTGGTGATGCTGGAGATGGAGGAGATGGTGGTGATGGAGGCAATGGTGGTGATGCTGGCGATGGAGGTGATGGTGGAAATGGTGGCAATGGTGGAGATGCAGGTGATGGAGGCAATGGTGGTGATGCTGGAGATGGTGGAAATGGCGGTGATGGTGGAAATGGAGGTGATGGAGGCAGTGGTGGTGATGCTGGCAATGGAGGTGATGGTGGAAATGGTGGTGATGGTGGAGATGGAGGCAATGGTGGTGATTCTGGCAGTGGTGGCAGTGGAGGAAGTGGAGGAGATGGTGGTAATGGTGGAagtggtggcagtggtggcagTGATGGTAGTGATGGCACTGATGGCAGTGATGGAGGCAATGGTGATGATGCTGGAAATGGAGGTGATGGTGGCAATGGAGGAGATGGAGGTAATGGAGGCAGTGGTGGCGATGCTGGTGATGGAGGTGATGGTGGAGATGGTGGTGATGGAGGTAGTGGTGGAGGTGCTGGTGATGGAGGGGATGGTGGAAATGGTGGTGATGGTGGAGATGGAAGTGATGGAggcagtggtggtggtgctggtgatgGTGGCAATGGTGGTGATGGAGGCAATGGTGGTGATGCTGGTAATGGAGGTGATGGTGGAAATGGTGGAGATGGAGGTGATGGAGGCAGTGGTGGAGATTCTGGCAATGGAGGTGATGGTGGAAATGGTGGTGATGGAGGAGACGGTGGCAATGGTGGTGATTCTGGCAATGGAGGAGATGGTggagatggtggtgatggtggtgatggaggTAGTGGTGGAGGTGCTGGTGATGGAGGTGATGGTGGAAATGGTGGAGATGGAGGTGATGGAGGCAGTGGTGGAGATTCTGGCAATGGAGGTGATGGTGGAAATGGTGGTGATGGAGGAGACGGTGGCAATGGTGGTGATTCTGGCAATGGAGGAGATGGTGGAGATGGTGGAAATGGAGGTAATGGTGGAGATGGTGGTAATGGAGGTAATGGTGGAGAAGGTGGAGATGGCGGTAATGGAGGCGATGGTGGAGATGGCGGTAATGGAGGCGATGGTggagatggtggtgatggtggcaaCGGAGGTAATGGAGGTAATGATAATGATGGCCAGTCTAATAATGAAAGTGGCAGCAGTGATGGAGGCAGTGATTCTGATGGTGGCATTGGTGACTGCCCGGCCGTTGGCAGTTGTCCATTACACGAAGATGCTGGATCAGATGTTACACTGTTGCCCCATGCCACTGATTGTGGACAGTATTGTGTATGTGACCATGGCGTTCCAGTAGCCATGCCTTGTCCTGCAGGACTCCACTTCAACCCAGAGCTGAGAGTCTGCGACTGGCCATATGCTGCTGGTTGTGAGGTACAGAGCTAA
- the LOC126252053 gene encoding uncharacterized PE-PGRS family protein PE_PGRS54-like isoform X21 yields MRATAVWAALLLQLAVVAAAPWNTGCLFSRDPDCWRSHAGTSVDNHAFGTLHTQNSALTPAKDDNRWPHIRQQEAENGESEQNHPADVKKKYLHELTRLLQGIMAEREERSRSDSDSSSDSSSSSSSTNENNISNTENSSSNEFGSGQDGHSGENGSGSGGGSGGLAGSGGLGSGSGNGGNGGNGGNGGDGGDSVTGGDGGDGGNGGNGGDAGDSSNGGDAGDGGDGGDGGNGGDAGDGGDGGNGGDGGDGGDGGSGGDAGNGGDGGNGGDGGDGGDGGSGGDAGNGGDGGDGGDGGNGGDGGDGGDGGSGGDAGDGGDGGDGGDGGNGGDAGDGGDGGNGGDGGDGGDGGSGSDASNGGDGGDGGDGGNGGDAGDGGDGGDGGDGGNGGDAGDGGDGGNGGNGGDGGDGSSGGDAGDGGDGGDGGNGGDAGDGGDGGNGGDGGDGGDGGSGSDASNGGDGGDGGDGGNGGDAGDGGDGGDGGDGGNGGDAGDGGDGGNGGNGGDGGDGSSGGDAGDGGDGGDGGNGGDAGDGGDGGNGGDGGDGGDGGSGGDAGDGGDGGDGDNGGDGGDGGDGGNGGDGGDAGDGGSGSDAGNGVDGGDGGNGGDAGDGGDGGNGGDGGDGGNGGDAGDGGDGGNGGNGGDAGDGGSGGDAGDGGDGGNGGDAGDGGDGGNGGDGGDGGDGGSGGDAGNGGDGGDGGDGGNGGDAGDGGDGGDGGNGGDAGDGGDGGNGGNGGDGGEGGSGGDAGDGGDGGDGGNGGDAGDGGDGGNGGNGGDAGDGGNGGDAGDGGNGGDGGNGGDGGSGGDAGNGGDGGNGGDGGDGGNGGDSGSGGSGGSGGDGGNGGSGGSGGSDGSDGTDGSDGGNGDDAGNGGDGGNGGDGGNGGSGGDAGDGGDGGDGGDGGSGGGAGDGGDGGNGGDGGDGSDGGSGGGAGDGGNGGDGGNGGDAGNGGDGGNGGDGGDGGSGGDSGNGGDGGNGGDGGDGGNGGDSGNGGDGGDGGDGGDGGSGGGAGDGGDGGNGGDGGDGGSGGDSGNGGDGGNGGDGGDGGNGGDSGNGGDGGDGGNGGNGGDGGNGGNGGEGGDGGNGGDGGDGGNGGDGGDGGDGGNGGNGGNDNDGQSNNESGSSDGGSDSDGGIGDCPAVGSCPLHEDAGSDVTLLPHATDCGQYCVCDHGVPVAMPCPAGLHFNPELRVCDWPYAAGCEVQS; encoded by the exons ATGAGAG CTACGGCGGTGTGGGCGGCGCTGCTTCTGCAGCTGGCGGTCGTAGCGGCGGCGCCCTGGAACACGGGGTGTCTCTTCTCCAGGGACCCCGACTGTTGGCGATCGCACGCAG GCACAAGTGTGGATAATCACGCCTTTGGGACACTTCACACACAGAATTCGGCACTTACCCCAGCAAAGGATGACAACAGATGGCCACATATCCGACAGCAGGAAGCAGAAAATGGCGAAAGTGAACAAAATCATCCAGCCGATGTAAAGAAAAAGTACTTACATGAATTAACGAGACTCTTACAAGGTATTATGGCAGAGAGGGAAGAAAGAAGTAGGAGCGACAGCGACAgtagcagcgacagcagcagcagcagtagtagcacTAATGAGAACAATATTAGTAACACTGAAAACAGTAGCAGTAATGAATTTGGAAGTGGACAAGATGGACATAGTGGAGAGAATGGAAGTGGAAGTGGAGGTGGCAGTGGAGGACTAGCTGGTAGTGGAGGACTCGGAAGTGGCAGTGGAAATGGTGGAAACGGTGGTAATGGAGGCAACGGTGGGGACGGTGGAGACAGTGTAACTGGAGGAGATGGAGGGGATGGTGGAAATGGAGGTAATGGTGGAGATGCTGGCGACAGCAGCAATGGTGGTGATGCCGGTGATGGAGGAGATGGTGGTGATGGAGGCAATGGTGGTGATGCTGGAGATGGAGGTGATGGTGGAAATGGCGGCGATGGCGGAGATGGAGGTGATGGAGGCAGTGGTGGTGATGCTGGCAATGGAGGTGATGGTGGAAATGGAGGTGATGGTGGAGATGGAGGTGATGGAGGCAGTGGTGGTGATGCTGGCAATGGTGGAGATGGTGGTGATGGAGGTGATGGTGGAAATGGAGGTGACGGTGGAGATGGAGGTGATGGAGGCAGTGGAGGTGATGCTGGAGATGGAggagatggtggtgatggtggcgaCGGAGGCAATGGTGGCGATGCTGGAGATGGAGGAGATGGTGGAAATGGAGGCGATGGTGGTGATGGAGGTGATGGAGGCAGCGGTAGTGATGCCAGCAATGGAggagatggtggtgatggtggtgatggaggCAATGGTGGTGATGCTGGTGATGGAggagatggtggtgatggtggcgaTGGAGGCAACGGTGGTGATGCTGGAGATGGAGGTGATGGTGGAAATGGAGGCAATGGTGGTGATGGAGGTGATGGAAGCAGTGGTGGTGATGCTGGAGATGGAGGAGATGGTGGTGATGGAGGCAATGGTGGTGATGCTGGCGATGGAG GAGATGGTGGAAATGGAGGCGATGGTGGTGATGGAGGTGATGGAGGCAGCGGTAGTGATGCCAGCAATGGAggagatggtggtgatggtggtgatggaggCAATGGTGGTGATGCTGGTGATGGAggagatggtggtgatggtggcgaTGGAGGCAACGGTGGTGATGCTGGAGATGGAGGTGATGGTGGAAATGGAGGCAATGGTGGTGATGGAGGTGATGGAAGCAGTGGTGGTGATGCTGGAGATGGAGGAGATGGTGGTGATGGAGGCAATGGTGGTGATGCTGGCGATGGAGGTGATGGTGGAAATGGAGGTGATGGTGGAGATGGAGGTGATGGAGGCAGTGGAGGTGATGCTGGAGATGGAGGCGATGGTGGCGATGGAGACAATGGTGGTGATGGTggagatggtggtgatggtggaaaTGGAGGTGATGGTGGAGATGCAGGTGATGGAGGCAGTGGTAGTGATGCTGGCAATGGAGTAGATGGTGGAGATGGAGGCAATGGTGGTGATGCTGGTGATGGAGGTGATGGTGGaaatggtggtgatggtggtgacgGAGGCAATGGTGGTGATGCTGGAGATGGAGGAGATGGTGGAAATGGAGGCAATGGTGGTGATGCAGGTGATGGAGGCAGTGGTGGTGAtgctggtgatggtggtgatggaggCAATGGCGGTGATGCTGGCGATGGTGGCGATGGTGGAAATGGAGGTGATGGTGGAGATGGAGGTGATGGAGGCAGTGGTGGTGATGCTGGCAATGGTggagatggtggtgatggtggtgatggaggTAATGGTGGTGATGCTGGTGATGGAGGAGATGGTGGTGATGGAGGCAATGGCGGTGATGCTGGTGATGGAGGTGATGGTGGAAACGGAGGTAATGGCGGAGATGGAGGTGAAGGAGGCAGTGGTGGTGATGCTGGAGATGGAGGAGATGGTGGTGATGGAGGCAATGGTGGTGATGCTGGCGATGGAGGTGATGGTGGAAATGGTGGCAATGGTGGAGATGCAGGTGATGGAGGCAATGGTGGTGATGCTGGAGATGGTGGAAATGGCGGTGATGGTGGAAATGGAGGTGATGGAGGCAGTGGTGGTGATGCTGGCAATGGAGGTGATGGTGGAAATGGTGGTGATGGTGGAGATGGAGGCAATGGTGGTGATTCTGGCAGTGGTGGCAGTGGAGGAAGTGGAGGAGATGGTGGTAATGGTGGAagtggtggcagtggtggcagTGATGGTAGTGATGGCACTGATGGCAGTGATGGAGGCAATGGTGATGATGCTGGAAATGGAGGTGATGGTGGCAATGGAGGAGATGGAGGTAATGGAGGCAGTGGTGGCGATGCTGGTGATGGAGGTGATGGTGGAGATGGTGGTGATGGAGGTAGTGGTGGAGGTGCTGGTGATGGAGGGGATGGTGGAAATGGTGGTGATGGTGGAGATGGAAGTGATGGAggcagtggtggtggtgctggtgatgGTGGCAATGGTGGTGATGGAGGCAATGGTGGTGATGCTGGTAATGGAGGTGATGGTGGAAATGGTGGAGATGGAGGTGATGGAGGCAGTGGTGGAGATTCTGGCAATGGAGGTGATGGTGGAAATGGTGGTGATGGAGGAGACGGTGGCAATGGTGGTGATTCTGGCAATGGAGGAGATGGTggagatggtggtgatggtggtgatggaggTAGTGGTGGAGGTGCTGGTGATGGAGGTGATGGTGGAAATGGTGGAGATGGAGGTGATGGAGGCAGTGGTGGAGATTCTGGCAATGGAGGTGATGGTGGAAATGGTGGTGATGGAGGAGACGGTGGCAATGGTGGTGATTCTGGCAATGGAGGAGATGGTGGAGATGGTGGAAATGGAGGTAATGGTGGAGATGGTGGTAATGGAGGTAATGGTGGAGAAGGTGGAGATGGCGGTAATGGAGGCGATGGTGGAGATGGCGGTAATGGAGGCGATGGTggagatggtggtgatggtggcaaCGGAGGTAATGGAGGTAATGATAATGATGGCCAGTCTAATAATGAAAGTGGCAGCAGTGATGGAGGCAGTGATTCTGATGGTGGCATTGGTGACTGCCCGGCCGTTGGCAGTTGTCCATTACACGAAGATGCTGGATCAGATGTTACACTGTTGCCCCATGCCACTGATTGTGGACAGTATTGTGTATGTGACCATGGCGTTCCAGTAGCCATGCCTTGTCCTGCAGGACTCCACTTCAACCCAGAGCTGAGAGTCTGCGACTGGCCATATGCTGCTGGTTGTGAGGTACAGAGCTAA
- the LOC126252053 gene encoding uncharacterized PE-PGRS family protein PE_PGRS54-like isoform X25 codes for MRATAVWAALLLQLAVVAAAPWNTGCLFSRDPDCWRSHAGTSVDNHAFGTLHTQNSALTPAKDDNRWPHIRQQEAENGESEQNHPADVKKKYLHELTRLLQGIMAEREERSRSDSDSSSDSSSSSSSTNENNISNTENSSSNEFGSGQDGHSGENGSGSGGGSGGLAGSGGLGSGSGNGGNGGNGGNGGDGGDSVTGGDGGDGGNGGNGGDAGDSSNGGDAGDGGDGGDGGNGGDAGDGGDGGNGGDGGDGGDGGSGGDAGNGGDGGNGGDGGDGGDGGSGGDAGNGGDGGDGGDGGNGGDGGDGGDGGSGGDAGDGGDGGDGGDGGNGGDAGDGGDGGNGGDGGDGGDGGSGSDASNGGDGGDGGDGGNGGDAGDGGDGGDGGDGGNGGDAGDGGDGGNGGDGGDGGDGGSGSDASNGGDGGDGGDGGNGGDAGDGGDGGDGGDGGNGGDAGDGGDGGNGGNGGDGGDGSSGGDAGDGGDGGDGGNGGDAGDGGDGGNGGDGGDGGDGGSGGDAGDGGDGGDGDNGGDGGDGGDGGNGGDGGDAGDGGSGSDAGNGVDGGDGGNGGDAGDGGDGGNGGDGGDGGNGGDAGDGGDGGNGGNGGDAGDGGSGGDAGDGGDGGNGGDAGDGGDGGNGGDGGDGGDGGSGGDAGNGGDGGDGGDGGNGGDAGDGGDGGDGGNGGDAGDGGDGGNGGNGGDGGEGGSGGDAGDGGDGGDGGNGGDAGDGGDGGNGGNGGDAGDGGNGGDAGDGGNGGDGGNGGDGGSGGDAGNGGDGGNGGDGGDGGNGGDSGSGGSGGSGGDGGNGGSGGSGGSDGSDGTDGSDGGNGDDAGNGGDGGNGGDGGNGGSGGDAGDGGDGGDGGDGGSGGGAGDGGDGGNGGDGGDGSDGGSGGGAGDGGNGGDGGNGGDAGNGGDGGNGGDGGDGGSGGDSGNGGDGGNGGDGGDGGNGGDSGNGGDGGDGGDGGDGGSGGGAGDGGDGGNGGDGGDGGSGGDSGNGGDGGNGGDGGDGGNGGDSGNGGDGGDGGNGGNGGDGGNGGNGGEGGDGGNGGDGGDGGNGGDGGDGGDGGNGGNGGNDNDGQSNNESGSSDGGSDSDGGIGDCPAVGSCPLHEDAGSDVTLLPHATDCGQYCVCDHGVPVAMPCPAGLHFNPELRVCDWPYAAGCEVQS; via the exons ATGAGAG CTACGGCGGTGTGGGCGGCGCTGCTTCTGCAGCTGGCGGTCGTAGCGGCGGCGCCCTGGAACACGGGGTGTCTCTTCTCCAGGGACCCCGACTGTTGGCGATCGCACGCAG GCACAAGTGTGGATAATCACGCCTTTGGGACACTTCACACACAGAATTCGGCACTTACCCCAGCAAAGGATGACAACAGATGGCCACATATCCGACAGCAGGAAGCAGAAAATGGCGAAAGTGAACAAAATCATCCAGCCGATGTAAAGAAAAAGTACTTACATGAATTAACGAGACTCTTACAAGGTATTATGGCAGAGAGGGAAGAAAGAAGTAGGAGCGACAGCGACAgtagcagcgacagcagcagcagcagtagtagcacTAATGAGAACAATATTAGTAACACTGAAAACAGTAGCAGTAATGAATTTGGAAGTGGACAAGATGGACATAGTGGAGAGAATGGAAGTGGAAGTGGAGGTGGCAGTGGAGGACTAGCTGGTAGTGGAGGACTCGGAAGTGGCAGTGGAAATGGTGGAAACGGTGGTAATGGAGGCAACGGTGGGGACGGTGGAGACAGTGTAACTGGAGGAGATGGAGGGGATGGTGGAAATGGAGGTAATGGTGGAGATGCTGGCGACAGCAGCAATGGTGGTGATGCCGGTGATGGAGGAGATGGTGGTGATGGAGGCAATGGTGGTGATGCTGGAGATGGAGGTGATGGTGGAAATGGCGGCGATGGCGGAGATGGAGGTGATGGAGGCAGTGGTGGTGATGCTGGCAATGGAGGTGATGGTGGAAATGGAGGTGATGGTGGAGATGGAGGTGATGGAGGCAGTGGTGGTGATGCTGGCAATGGTGGAGATGGTGGTGATGGAGGTGATGGTGGAAATGGAGGTGACGGTGGAGATGGAGGTGATGGAGGCAGTGGAGGTGATGCTGGAGATGGAggagatggtggtgatggtggcgaCGGAGGCAATGGTGGCGATGCTGGAGATGGAGGAGATGGTGGAAATGGAGGCGATGGTGGTGATGGAGGTGATGGAGGCAGCGGTAGTGATGCCAGCAATGGAggagatggtggtgatggtggtgatggaggCAATGGTGGTGATGCTGGTGATGGAggagatggtggtgatggtggcgaTGGAGGCAACGGTGGTGATGCTGGAGATGGAG GAGATGGTGGAAATGGAGGCGATGGTGGTGATGGAGGTGATGGAGGCAGCGGTAGTGATGCCAGCAATGGAggagatggtggtgatggtggtgatggaggCAATGGTGGTGATGCTGGTGATGGAggagatggtggtgatggtggcgaTGGAGGCAACGGTGGTGATGCTGGAGATGGAGGTGATGGTGGAAATGGAGGCAATGGTGGTGATGGAGGTGATGGAAGCAGTGGTGGTGATGCTGGAGATGGAGGAGATGGTGGTGATGGAGGCAATGGTGGTGATGCTGGCGATGGAGGTGATGGTGGAAATGGAGGTGATGGTGGAGATGGAGGTGATGGAGGCAGTGGAGGTGATGCTGGAGATGGAGGCGATGGTGGCGATGGAGACAATGGTGGTGATGGTggagatggtggtgatggtggaaaTGGAGGTGATGGTGGAGATGCAGGTGATGGAGGCAGTGGTAGTGATGCTGGCAATGGAGTAGATGGTGGAGATGGAGGCAATGGTGGTGATGCTGGTGATGGAGGTGATGGTGGaaatggtggtgatggtggtgacgGAGGCAATGGTGGTGATGCTGGAGATGGAGGAGATGGTGGAAATGGAGGCAATGGTGGTGATGCAGGTGATGGAGGCAGTGGTGGTGAtgctggtgatggtggtgatggaggCAATGGCGGTGATGCTGGCGATGGTGGCGATGGTGGAAATGGAGGTGATGGTGGAGATGGAGGTGATGGAGGCAGTGGTGGTGATGCTGGCAATGGTggagatggtggtgatggtggtgatggaggTAATGGTGGTGATGCTGGTGATGGAGGAGATGGTGGTGATGGAGGCAATGGCGGTGATGCTGGTGATGGAGGTGATGGTGGAAACGGAGGTAATGGCGGAGATGGAGGTGAAGGAGGCAGTGGTGGTGATGCTGGAGATGGAGGAGATGGTGGTGATGGAGGCAATGGTGGTGATGCTGGCGATGGAGGTGATGGTGGAAATGGTGGCAATGGTGGAGATGCAGGTGATGGAGGCAATGGTGGTGATGCTGGAGATGGTGGAAATGGCGGTGATGGTGGAAATGGAGGTGATGGAGGCAGTGGTGGTGATGCTGGCAATGGAGGTGATGGTGGAAATGGTGGTGATGGTGGAGATGGAGGCAATGGTGGTGATTCTGGCAGTGGTGGCAGTGGAGGAAGTGGAGGAGATGGTGGTAATGGTGGAagtggtggcagtggtggcagTGATGGTAGTGATGGCACTGATGGCAGTGATGGAGGCAATGGTGATGATGCTGGAAATGGAGGTGATGGTGGCAATGGAGGAGATGGAGGTAATGGAGGCAGTGGTGGCGATGCTGGTGATGGAGGTGATGGTGGAGATGGTGGTGATGGAGGTAGTGGTGGAGGTGCTGGTGATGGAGGGGATGGTGGAAATGGTGGTGATGGTGGAGATGGAAGTGATGGAggcagtggtggtggtgctggtgatgGTGGCAATGGTGGTGATGGAGGCAATGGTGGTGATGCTGGTAATGGAGGTGATGGTGGAAATGGTGGAGATGGAGGTGATGGAGGCAGTGGTGGAGATTCTGGCAATGGAGGTGATGGTGGAAATGGTGGTGATGGAGGAGACGGTGGCAATGGTGGTGATTCTGGCAATGGAGGAGATGGTggagatggtggtgatggtggtgatggaggTAGTGGTGGAGGTGCTGGTGATGGAGGTGATGGTGGAAATGGTGGAGATGGAGGTGATGGAGGCAGTGGTGGAGATTCTGGCAATGGAGGTGATGGTGGAAATGGTGGTGATGGAGGAGACGGTGGCAATGGTGGTGATTCTGGCAATGGAGGAGATGGTGGAGATGGTGGAAATGGAGGTAATGGTGGAGATGGTGGTAATGGAGGTAATGGTGGAGAAGGTGGAGATGGCGGTAATGGAGGCGATGGTGGAGATGGCGGTAATGGAGGCGATGGTggagatggtggtgatggtggcaaCGGAGGTAATGGAGGTAATGATAATGATGGCCAGTCTAATAATGAAAGTGGCAGCAGTGATGGAGGCAGTGATTCTGATGGTGGCATTGGTGACTGCCCGGCCGTTGGCAGTTGTCCATTACACGAAGATGCTGGATCAGATGTTACACTGTTGCCCCATGCCACTGATTGTGGACAGTATTGTGTATGTGACCATGGCGTTCCAGTAGCCATGCCTTGTCCTGCAGGACTCCACTTCAACCCAGAGCTGAGAGTCTGCGACTGGCCATATGCTGCTGGTTGTGAGGTACAGAGCTAA